The following are encoded in a window of Flavobacterium cupriresistens genomic DNA:
- a CDS encoding rhomboid family intramembrane serine protease: MMNMTPVVKQLLIINIIFFIGSQIVPISYDYLALFYPESTSFRVWQPITHMFMHAKYPNLMHILFNMFALYSFGSALEHFWGGKKFLFFYISCGLGAALLHTAVNYVQLHSLLDSVANLNLSKSELQLILNTDFKFLFNADGQMNPGAVSTILNKVHCTQEQFNILAQANGITGSTVLGASGAIYGLLTAFAFMFPNAELALMFIPIPIKAKYFVPGILAVDLFLGFKGSSIFGSGGTGIAHFAHIGGAITGFLMMLYWKKNQFNKNRWN; this comes from the coding sequence ATGATGAACATGACTCCCGTAGTAAAACAGTTATTGATAATAAATATTATCTTTTTTATAGGATCGCAAATTGTCCCGATTTCTTATGACTATCTGGCACTTTTTTATCCGGAGAGTACCAGTTTTAGGGTTTGGCAGCCGATTACACATATGTTTATGCATGCTAAGTATCCGAATTTGATGCATATTTTGTTTAATATGTTTGCATTATATAGCTTCGGTTCTGCATTAGAGCATTTTTGGGGTGGAAAGAAATTTCTATTTTTCTATATTTCATGTGGTTTAGGTGCGGCGCTGTTGCATACTGCTGTGAATTATGTACAATTGCATTCTCTTTTAGATTCAGTTGCTAATTTAAATTTATCAAAATCTGAGCTCCAATTGATTTTAAATACAGATTTTAAATTTTTATTTAATGCTGACGGACAAATGAATCCCGGTGCTGTTTCTACTATTTTGAATAAGGTACATTGTACACAAGAACAGTTTAATATTCTGGCTCAGGCTAATGGAATTACAGGATCAACTGTTTTAGGAGCGTCAGGAGCTATTTATGGTTTATTAACGGCTTTTGCTTTTATGTTTCCTAATGCAGAACTGGCATTGATGTTTATTCCAATTCCGATTAAAGCAAAGTATTTTGTTCCGGGAATTTTGGCTGTCGACTTGTTTTTAGGATTTAAAGGAAGTTCTATATTTGGCAGCGGAGGAACAGGAATTGCGCACTTTGCTCATATTGGTGGGGCAATAACCGGTTTTTTAATGATGTTGTATTGGAAAAAGAATCAATTTAATAAGAATCGTTGGAATTAA